TCAAGAGCCTGTAAGTCTGTATAAGCATAGAATACTTCAAAAAGCTCCAAAAAGGCTTGCCTTACCTTGCACTTTCTGGGGATCTAATCCTTACAGTTAGAAGCACTTTCAGACTATTGATTTGACCTTAAGATGTCTTGTAATGGTCATTTCCTGGCAAGCTATCTGGGCAATAGCCTCAACTGTCTGCATGATGGCTTGTGGACGAAGAAGTTAGTTTCCTAGGCTTTAATGCACATGGCCTTTTAAGTAGCAAATGGAAACCTTGAGCAGAGAACGAGGAAAGTATTTTGAACTTTGAGGTTTGATATTCACAGCCTTAGTTAGCATTAGTGTAATTTGAAGTGAAATAGCAACTGTAAAATACTTAGATATAGTCATTTTTCCTCAGCACatcctttctgcagctctgtAATAAATAGATTTCTTTCCACTCTCTTGCTGCCTCTCCTTAATAGAACAGTACAGTCAGCTGGTAAGCTGAAACACCATTTACATGAGCCCCATCCCGACGCCTGATTGAAATTCTCACACTGTAATATCAGTCAGCGGAAATATTTAAGCGGCCCTTCCTCATCCTATCTAAAATAATAAGCTGCAGTGCCCTGTAGCATTACTGTCATCCTTTTCCTCATTTCATGCAGCAGGTAGGCTGCTCTGCGCTTGTGTGTTTGGCTCCAGCTCTCATTGTGAACATTAGGTTCACTGGACTCTTGAGTAGTTTGCAAACTCTGCATCTCCCTGGGACAAACATGGCAAAGTGTGACGGCCCCTGGTGTTTCGCTGCCCGCTCTCATCTTCAAGTTGCATTTTTCTAAAAATGCTATAAGCTGTTTTGCCCTCACTATGAATTATTTAGCTTccctctcctttctttttctgtcataCTAAAGAGTCCCTGTTTATGAACCAGGCTTTAGAAGTAGCCTCTGCACTGGTGCACCATGGTTGATTTGTTCTCTTTGTCTCTTGGAGCTCTTCGGGTGAGTTTGACTGCTTTATGCGTATTGCTTAGCACTCTCATCTCCAGGAGAGGCTGCCGCTGTTGAATCACATAGAATACATTTCCAAATGAACCTAAAAACAATTTACTGCTTGATATTCATGCCTGCCTCCTTTACTCCCTTCTCCATTCCCTTGGCTCTCCAACACCTCAACTCATCTTCCTTAAATTAAAttcccctcttcctcctcctctacaTCCTTCCTTCCTCCATTCCCCTCTGAGTCCCTCAGCACCactaatccttttttttttctcatccacCTACATTAATGCATCCTTAGTTTGCtcttcattttcttcctctcttgcaCAGAAGCTCCTGGCCAGGACTTTGTGACACTGGACTATCGCCTGCGTTACTACCCTAGCATCACCTACGCCGTCATCGGCAGCACCGTCATCTTTGTCCTTGTGGTAGCCTTGCTGGCTTTGGTTCTCCATCACcagagaaaacgcagcgtcctGCTGCCCAGAGGCGTACGAGGAAGTTCACATAcccaccaccatcaccagccCCTGCTGCTGTCCCGTCTGGTCATCTTGGACCGAGGACACTTACACACTGGAGGTCCGGCACTCTCCCCTGGCTCACCCACCACAACCGGTCAATACAGCTCAACACCTCGAGCTCTGCAGCTACTGTCTGGGACCCTGTATCCCTCAGCACCTTCCATGGATTCCCCTCCATCATACTCACAAGCTGTTCTAGATGTCAGGTGAGATGAACAAATAGTTCTAGTGTCTGTATACATATTTCTACATTTTCACACTGTAACCTAAGACTgatccaaaaagaaaaatgaaaagaaataacagtgctcaaatgtgctgttctATCAAACTATGATCTACTTCCAatcagaaatctgtcagcatgcTTCCCACGGGTGCttttatgttatttgcaatGAACAATCGTGTAACTGTTGTATACtcatttattattaaacacAAATGTTCCTGTTCAGATATTAGCTCCAAAAAAGAGAACATTTGCTAAAATGGCAAAATAATAGTAATGAGATCCTGATAAAAAGAAGGAAGTTTGCTTTCTTTAACCTCAGGTTTTTCAAACAGtgggaaaaaactaaacaatTGCATAATTATTCATATTAATGGAAACTAAATGAGAAAAGGTGAAACTTCAGTTCAAAATAGTTCTTACTTAACTCCATTATATTCTCAGATGGGAGAATACatcctgttttgttctttttccttgCTCTTGATCGCTGGCACAGAAACGATTGTACAACCCAGTGTAATGTTTCTTCTGTCTTTAGTCGACCTCCTTGGTTTGACCTCCCTCCGCCCCCTTACCTCCAAGATGGAGAGCTTGCTTCAGAAGGCGAGCTTCCTCAATATGAGGCCCCACAGGACCCCGTGAGCCACCCCGCGGCTCATCCCTGCACCCCCTCAACACCCAGAACTGTGGCCACAGGCGAGCGGCCGAGCGATTGCTCCGGAGAGGAGTCGGCCCAGCTGTAGCTGCTTTAGTGGAGACTGATAGACCTTAAAGACTGCAGGACTCAAGGACCAGGCTGCAGGGCAGCATGATGCCAGGACAGTCCACAGCAAAGACCCGCTTGAGGTGATTCAACAAGGACTGACAGGCTGAACAGTGACCTCAGCTTGTTGCTGACATATCACTGAAGAACATCTCTCCCTGGTGGACTGAGCTTGTGTGTTGGCGCCCCCTGCTGGGATCACAGCTGTACTAGTTTGGTTGAATTCTCCCCCTGAAGAATTACTGTGTATATTACCTACCAGTGACCACAAACTGTATCTCTAAAGAAGTAGGAGCTATTTCATCAACATATTCATTAACATGTAATGTTGTGTGTCAGTGGTGATATTTGTCTTTGTGCGTTACTTTTCTGCAGCACTTGGAGAGCGAAGTCAGAGTCGTGCAGCACTTTGCGACACTCCCCTCTCAATTTTAGATTTCGTGTCTACAATGTCTGACTTTTATTTTCGATTCAACTGCAAAATACTCTAATAATAGATCAAATCTATCCTGCTGAGAAGATTTCAGACTTAACAGAATCCCATGTAGCTGTGGCAAACGGGAGCGTCTCAGTGAGAGAGAGTTTTTATCTGATTGAAGTGCTGATGTGAAACATGAACTAATAATATGGCTAGTGATAAATATTAACAGTTGCAGATTCTTTAATAGGATTTTATTGATATTTGTTAAAGATGAGTGGAGGTTGTTTCTTTCCTTTCAGTATTTGTTTGTTCACTGTTTCTTGTCATTTGGTTAAATTCCAGCTGAAAATGTGAAGAGGACCAGAGTTAGAAATTATATAGATTATATAAGTTATATAGTTAGAAGAGCAGAAGTTATGTAAGTATTAAGTTTCATAAATAATTCCTCTAAGCAAAAGAACCACCCTGCTGGTAATGCATTTCTATCTGAAGGCCTGTAAGTATTTtatgtaaacacaaagaaatagaaaatacaAAGAATTGTGTTGAGGCCTTATTTTATGCTAGTGCCTTCTTTGTTTGTGGTATTCAACAATAAGCTGTCAGACAACCTTTTAAGAACACGCTGTCTTCCAAAATGTAATGTATTTATATAACTTTGTGATTCAGAAAATTCATCCTCAGTAGTATTAGAATCACAAAATTCATATCCGAATgctcttttattcatttcaaatgGTTTGTTcaacactgtacacacacacacacacacacacacacacacacacacacacacacacacacacacgcatacatatgtatgtgtaaaaaatagAGAAAGTTATCTATTTTAAGTAGAAGGCTACTTGGAGTTTAAAAGTGGGAGATGAATGTGTAACAGTGAAATTAAGTTTTTAGTTCTCGCCTAGAGGCAGCGGTGATGATGcaggtacaaaaataaaaaacaatcaaaccaAAGATAGTCATTATATAAACCCTATTTCCCTCCAAAGGAACATTTATTATGCCTGTAACTTTATTATATCAGAACATGCAAAGGTTTATTGGGTAAAGCAGAATTCATGTTATTGCTGTAAAACTGGAAAATGGTTCTCAGGACAGATTGTACCAGTTAGACGATTCAGTTTATATCtcagtttctctttttatttctcatttgtTCTCATACATATTTGTGAAGTGGTCCATGATGATCTTTTTACCCTTTGTATTCTGTACATtggaaataatataaatatttctgACTCAGATATTACGTGTATGGCTTTTTTGTATGCAattcttatatatttatttgtcaTGAGTCACAATAGTCATTAtgacattaaatattttttttaaatacaggtgTTGATAATAATGTTATTATCATCTGGATGATAGAGTGTAAAAGCAACATACCACAGTGTAACAGTACAATAGCACAATAATGAGCTAGGTGTAGTaattcagtaaaaggactagatgttgtAGTCCCTGATAATGCATTGCGTTAAATGGTGAGAATCTTGAGGGATGGTtgttatgaggaaaggcagcccaCAAACTTTACCAGCAGCACACATCGTTGTGTGCCTCAACTTTCAGTCTTTTACCCAAGCTAATCTGCCATTTTTGGGGGGATTAGAGATCTGATGTAGGTTATCATATTAAGATTTGGGACACATCgtcagtagtggaccttggattcatcggATGTTTTGGCCATTATCACTAGACACCCTCGTCCAAGATTCAACTTCCTCATCCAggattcaaactttttttttttcaatttctgtgtcgcacacacataaaaattaaaaaaatatcatctCATCCTGAAATCATAAACTTTCCCTGGAAGCTCCATGTTCCACGTTCTCTGTCCAGAATAAAGTACATGAAATTGTGCAGCACTTCAGTGAGGTGACCTCAGGTAATCTGGACCACTTTTTTGTAAATCAGTTGGGACAGTAATCTTACATATTACATTCAACTGTTAACTTATTATGATTAATAAGGATTGCTAACTCTCAAATGTACaaggctgatggggtattgtGGTCACCCCACTGGGCGGGTTTGTGAATAACgtgggattttgaaatttgcaCCACAGGTGTGTTgactaggaggctgaggggta
This Astatotilapia calliptera chromosome 7, fAstCal1.2, whole genome shotgun sequence DNA region includes the following protein-coding sequences:
- the ldlrad3 gene encoding low-density lipoprotein receptor class A domain-containing protein 3 isoform X3 codes for the protein MCGDGNCVPGGRQCNGLPDCFDKSDEKGCPKVKSKCSPTFFACANGVHCIIGRFRCNGFSDCPDGSDEENCTENPLVCSEARFKCRNGRCVDRSFLCNGQDNCQDNSDEEICLTTAEAPGQDFVTLDYRLRYYPSITYAVIGSTVIFVLVVALLALVLHHQRKRSVLLPRGVRGSSHTHHHHQPLLLSRLVILDRGHLHTGGPALSPGSPTTTGQYSSTPRALQLLSGTLYPSAPSMDSPPSYSQAVLDVSRPPWFDLPPPPYLQDGELASEGELPQYEAPQDPVSHPAAHPCTPSTPRTVATGERPSDCSGEESAQL
- the ldlrad3 gene encoding low-density lipoprotein receptor class A domain-containing protein 3 isoform X1, with product MMWIWYLLLGSGSGSRSVESQLLPGNNFTTDCNIPGIFMCGDGNCVPGGRQCNGLPDCFDKSDEKGCPKVKSKCSPTFFACANGVHCIIGRFRCNGFSDCPDGSDEENCTENPLVCSEARFKCRNGRCVDRSFLCNGQDNCQDNSDEEICLTTAEAPGQDFVTLDYRLRYYPSITYAVIGSTVIFVLVVALLALVLHHQRKRSVLLPRGVRGSSHTHHHHQPLLLSRLVILDRGHLHTGGPALSPGSPTTTGQYSSTPRALQLLSGTLYPSAPSMDSPPSYSQAVLDVSRPPWFDLPPPPYLQDGELASEGELPQYEAPQDPVSHPAAHPCTPSTPRTVATGERPSDCSGEESAQL
- the ldlrad3 gene encoding low-density lipoprotein receptor class A domain-containing protein 3 isoform X2, translated to MDQLKESQLLPGNNFTTDCNIPGIFMCGDGNCVPGGRQCNGLPDCFDKSDEKGCPKVKSKCSPTFFACANGVHCIIGRFRCNGFSDCPDGSDEENCTENPLVCSEARFKCRNGRCVDRSFLCNGQDNCQDNSDEEICLTTAEAPGQDFVTLDYRLRYYPSITYAVIGSTVIFVLVVALLALVLHHQRKRSVLLPRGVRGSSHTHHHHQPLLLSRLVILDRGHLHTGGPALSPGSPTTTGQYSSTPRALQLLSGTLYPSAPSMDSPPSYSQAVLDVSRPPWFDLPPPPYLQDGELASEGELPQYEAPQDPVSHPAAHPCTPSTPRTVATGERPSDCSGEESAQL